A region of Bacillus cabrialesii DNA encodes the following proteins:
- a CDS encoding small, acid-soluble spore protein K yields MVRNKEKGFPYENENKFQGEPRAKDDYASKRADGSINQHPQERMRASGKR; encoded by the coding sequence ATGGTCCGGAATAAGGAAAAAGGATTTCCTTACGAAAACGAAAACAAATTTCAGGGTGAACCGAGAGCAAAGGACGACTATGCTTCAAAGCGTGCTGACGGATCCATCAATCAGCATCCTCAAGAAAGAATGAGAGCTTCCGGCAAACGGTAA
- a CDS encoding MFS transporter, translated as MSIKNPSVKFIIFVLMICTFSIGYTEYAVMGILTSIANDFHIQVSSAGLLVTAYAASVCLTGPIVTIIAVKLPRKPVLLGLMAVFILSNLMSALAPNFAVLAVSRILSASIHGAFFAIAMVFASEMVPPEKRAAAAASMNGGLTVALMLGVPFGSYLGDVLNWRAVFSIITALGVIGFLGLMAAVPNRKPKVIPMLMNEWGVFKHKQVLYSFAITILGYSGVFIAYTFIEPILRHSAGFSTVGITGALFAYGLGGVAGNFFAGKVPLPLLTRTMIGVMIGLIGVLAVFPYIAIYPAAAVVGTFLFGACAFGTPPLLQTKVISSSEGGTTIAAAVSVSAFNLANALGAWIGGMILSGTGSYSWLFAGGALMTACGLVLSTFAHVSEKKSVYEYQVNKG; from the coding sequence TTGAGTATCAAAAACCCATCTGTAAAATTTATTATATTTGTACTTATGATTTGTACATTCTCAATCGGATACACAGAATACGCAGTAATGGGGATCTTGACGTCGATTGCCAATGACTTTCATATACAGGTTTCATCTGCGGGGCTTCTTGTGACTGCTTATGCGGCAAGCGTCTGTTTGACAGGCCCAATCGTTACAATCATTGCCGTCAAGCTTCCGAGAAAGCCTGTGCTGCTTGGATTGATGGCGGTTTTTATCCTTTCCAACCTGATGAGCGCGCTGGCGCCGAATTTTGCGGTATTGGCCGTTTCAAGAATTTTATCTGCTTCCATTCATGGCGCTTTCTTTGCGATCGCAATGGTATTTGCCAGTGAAATGGTCCCGCCGGAAAAGCGTGCCGCAGCCGCAGCCTCAATGAACGGCGGACTGACAGTGGCTCTGATGCTGGGTGTTCCATTCGGATCCTATCTCGGAGATGTCCTGAATTGGAGAGCCGTGTTTTCCATCATTACGGCGCTTGGCGTCATTGGATTCCTAGGCCTCATGGCTGCCGTGCCGAACAGAAAACCAAAAGTGATCCCGATGCTAATGAATGAGTGGGGGGTATTTAAGCACAAACAGGTGCTGTATTCCTTCGCGATTACAATCTTAGGCTATTCCGGCGTCTTTATCGCCTATACTTTTATCGAACCGATTTTGAGACATTCAGCCGGATTCAGCACAGTCGGCATTACAGGCGCTCTCTTTGCATATGGATTAGGGGGCGTTGCAGGGAATTTCTTTGCGGGAAAAGTGCCGCTTCCTTTGCTGACTCGGACGATGATCGGCGTGATGATCGGTTTGATCGGTGTGCTTGCCGTATTTCCTTACATCGCCATTTATCCGGCCGCTGCCGTTGTTGGAACGTTTTTATTCGGGGCATGCGCATTCGGCACGCCGCCTTTGCTGCAAACGAAGGTCATTTCTTCATCTGAGGGCGGCACAACCATTGCCGCCGCTGTCAGTGTGTCAGCGTTTAACCTTGCTAATGCGTTAGGTGCGTGGATCGGAGGAATGATTTTAAGCGGAACGGGCTCTTATTCCTGGCTGTTTGCGGGCGGAGCGCTTATGACCGCATGCGGTCTCGTGCTTTCGACCTTCGCACACGTGTCAGAAAAGAAGAGCGTTTACGAGTATCAAGTCAATAAAGGATAA
- a CDS encoding SH3 domain-containing protein — MKKKQAMLALTAAAGLGLSALYSAPAAQAAPLHDISASMPSSDTYIIKAGKLNVRTEPNHKGDILGTLSSEQKVTVIGFANDDWAQIHFKGKKAYISTHFLMKTASQAKTAKQTAFYAPTPENGKAKQLSSGTEVTILGWGFSKNGGFDFTWAFVDDGGVKGYIQTKDLQIR; from the coding sequence ATGAAAAAGAAACAAGCAATGCTCGCTTTAACAGCTGCCGCAGGACTGGGTTTGTCAGCACTTTATTCCGCTCCCGCAGCACAAGCTGCGCCCCTTCACGACATTTCTGCCAGCATGCCATCATCCGATACTTACATCATAAAAGCAGGAAAGCTGAATGTCCGGACTGAGCCAAATCATAAAGGTGACATTCTCGGCACTTTATCATCAGAACAAAAAGTCACAGTCATTGGATTTGCAAATGACGATTGGGCTCAAATTCACTTCAAAGGAAAAAAAGCATATATTTCAACACACTTCTTAATGAAAACCGCAAGCCAAGCGAAAACAGCGAAACAGACAGCCTTTTATGCGCCGACACCTGAAAACGGAAAAGCCAAACAGCTCTCATCCGGTACAGAGGTGACAATACTCGGGTGGGGATTCAGTAAAAACGGGGGATTTGACTTCACATGGGCGTTCGTTGATGATGGCGGAGTTAAGGGCTATATTCAGACAAAGGACTTACAAATCCGATAA
- a CDS encoding SdpI family protein: MAGIVSGGLMIIAGILIKLFPPKSINSLYGYRTRRSMSDQRLWNEANRYSASLMILSGLVIAALGLLLRSNLIILQLILLLAACVITFMLTEKKLKNMTHSQGGDRSGRS, encoded by the coding sequence ATGGCGGGTATAGTCAGCGGAGGGCTCATGATCATTGCGGGTATATTGATCAAACTGTTTCCTCCCAAATCCATCAACAGTCTATACGGATACAGAACGAGACGCTCAATGTCAGATCAAAGATTATGGAATGAAGCGAACCGTTATAGTGCATCATTAATGATCCTGTCAGGCTTGGTCATTGCGGCGTTGGGTTTGCTGCTGAGGTCCAACTTGATCATTCTGCAGCTAATCCTGCTGCTTGCCGCCTGTGTGATTACGTTTATGCTAACTGAGAAAAAGCTGAAAAACATGACGCACAGTCAAGGAGGAGATAGAAGTGGACGGAGTTAA
- a CDS encoding alpha/beta fold hydrolase, producing MDGVKCQFVKTNGITLHVAAAGPEDGPLLVLLHGFPEFWYGWKNQIKPLADAGYRVIAPDQRGYNLSDKPDGIDSYRIDTLRDDIIGLITQFTDEKAIVIGHDWGGAVAWHLASTRPEYVEKLIAINIPHPHIMKTVTPVYPPQWLKSSYIAFFQLPDIPEASLKENDYETLDKAIGLSTRPELFTSEDVSSYKEAWSQPGALTAMLNWYRALRKGSLAEKPAYETAPYRMIWGMEDRFLSRKLAKETERRCPNGHLIFVDEASHWINHEKPDIVNQLILEYLKNQ from the coding sequence GTGGACGGAGTTAAATGCCAGTTTGTCAAAACAAACGGAATCACGCTCCACGTTGCGGCCGCAGGGCCGGAGGACGGCCCGTTACTTGTCCTGCTCCATGGATTTCCTGAGTTTTGGTACGGCTGGAAAAACCAAATTAAACCGCTCGCCGACGCCGGTTACCGGGTCATTGCTCCTGATCAGCGGGGCTACAATCTCAGTGACAAACCGGACGGAATTGATTCATACCGGATTGATACATTAAGAGATGATATCATTGGGCTTATTACGCAATTCACAGATGAAAAAGCAATAGTCATCGGTCATGACTGGGGAGGGGCTGTCGCATGGCATTTGGCTTCAACACGCCCCGAATATGTTGAAAAGCTGATCGCGATCAACATTCCGCACCCGCACATTATGAAAACCGTAACGCCTGTTTATCCGCCGCAATGGCTGAAAAGCTCGTATATCGCATTCTTCCAGCTGCCCGACATACCGGAGGCATCACTAAAGGAAAATGATTATGAAACATTAGATAAGGCGATTGGATTATCGACCCGTCCCGAACTTTTCACGTCCGAGGATGTCAGCAGCTACAAAGAAGCGTGGAGCCAGCCTGGGGCCCTGACAGCTATGCTGAACTGGTACAGAGCTCTCAGAAAAGGCAGCCTTGCAGAGAAACCCGCTTACGAAACAGCACCTTACCGGATGATCTGGGGAATGGAAGACCGTTTTTTAAGCAGAAAGCTTGCGAAAGAGACGGAAAGGCGTTGCCCGAATGGACATCTCATTTTTGTTGATGAAGCTTCCCATTGGATTAACCACGAAAAACCAGACATCGTCAATCAGCTTATTTTGGAATATCTTAAAAACCAATAA
- a CDS encoding YfhH family protein yields MEKRYSQMTPHELNTEIASLSEKARKAEQLGIINELAVLERKITMAKAYLLNPEDFSPGAAYRVEDTEDEFTISYLNGVFAWGYRTSSPDQEEALPISVLQEKKQA; encoded by the coding sequence ATGGAGAAACGATACAGTCAAATGACACCGCACGAACTCAATACCGAAATCGCATCACTTTCTGAAAAAGCAAGAAAAGCCGAACAGCTTGGAATCATAAACGAACTGGCAGTGCTCGAACGGAAAATTACGATGGCAAAAGCATATTTGCTGAACCCGGAAGATTTCTCACCGGGAGCAGCGTATCGTGTGGAAGACACTGAGGACGAGTTTACGATCAGCTATTTAAATGGCGTTTTCGCATGGGGATACAGAACCTCGTCCCCTGATCAAGAGGAGGCGCTGCCAATCTCAGTATTGCAAGAAAAGAAGCAAGCGTAA
- a CDS encoding YfhJ family protein → MNTYIEKLTNLLLEKNDMISYIQAKTWVELLWSDFEATYAKAGHAYQGEKMTEKIVSQWIENYGGQLHLFQSSRDDVNDYLNQSKGLLH, encoded by the coding sequence ATGAATACGTACATTGAGAAACTGACAAATCTGCTTCTGGAAAAGAACGATATGATCAGCTATATACAGGCAAAAACATGGGTGGAATTGCTATGGAGCGATTTTGAAGCAACCTATGCAAAAGCCGGACACGCCTATCAAGGTGAAAAAATGACCGAAAAAATCGTCTCACAATGGATCGAAAACTATGGCGGCCAGCTCCACCTTTTCCAAAGCTCCCGTGATGATGTGAACGACTATTTAAACCAAAGCAAAGGCCTTTTGCATTAA
- the recX gene encoding recombination regulator RecX has translation MPFITKISAQKKNTERFNIFLDEKYAFSVDADVLVKFELKKGKELDDLDIIEIQYGDEVKKGFNRALEFLSYRMRSTKEVEDHLKKKETSAPVIAEVIHRLNDYKYLNDQEFAAAYVSTHKKTNGKGPDVLFRELRAKGIDDDTIKEALSSFSFEDQTREAVKHVEKLLKKDKKLSTKELKQRAQMQLQRKGFSFDVISAAMEQIEYENDEDTEKEALRLHAEKAFRKYRYDGSYESAMKVKQFLFRKGFSLDLIEQFLQEEE, from the coding sequence ATGCCATTTATTACAAAAATATCAGCGCAAAAAAAGAATACGGAACGCTTCAATATTTTTCTGGATGAAAAATACGCCTTCAGCGTGGACGCGGACGTGCTCGTAAAATTTGAGCTCAAAAAGGGAAAAGAGCTCGATGATCTAGACATCATTGAGATTCAATACGGAGATGAAGTGAAGAAAGGCTTCAACCGTGCGCTTGAATTTTTATCCTACCGCATGAGATCAACGAAAGAGGTTGAGGACCATTTAAAGAAAAAAGAAACCTCGGCGCCGGTTATTGCGGAAGTCATCCATAGGCTTAACGATTACAAGTACTTAAACGACCAGGAATTTGCCGCGGCTTATGTCAGCACCCACAAAAAAACGAACGGAAAAGGACCTGACGTTTTGTTCAGAGAGCTGAGAGCAAAGGGGATCGACGACGATACAATTAAGGAGGCGCTGAGTTCCTTTTCCTTTGAAGATCAGACGAGAGAAGCGGTCAAGCATGTTGAAAAGCTTCTCAAAAAAGATAAAAAACTTTCGACGAAAGAGCTTAAACAGCGCGCCCAGATGCAGCTTCAGCGCAAAGGCTTCTCATTTGATGTCATCAGCGCGGCTATGGAGCAGATTGAATATGAAAATGATGAAGACACAGAGAAAGAAGCGCTGCGCCTTCACGCGGAAAAAGCGTTTAGAAAATACCGCTATGACGGCTCATATGAAAGTGCCATGAAGGTCAAACAATTTTTGTTCCGCAAAGGATTCTCACTCGATTTAATCGAGCAATTTCTGCAGGAAGAGGAGTAG